In a single window of the Actinomycetota bacterium genome:
- a CDS encoding isochorismate synthase: MRAVTSRVAGDLDLDAFARGDGYLFVRDGIGVAGRGVAARVDVDEAVELLRSIEHEQAPGHPGCGPVAIGCVPFEPGAPAELVVPAVTICRDDDGRCWSTVVDDARSEALDSAPPPAPSAAAFTVSALTPVDTYLNAVATARDAVRSGLLTKVVIARDVLVESDRPIDVHSVLLRLRASFGSSYRYSVDGLIGASPELLVAVAGDVVRSHPLAGTTPRTGDPATDERLAAALVASMKDQVEHRVVIEVVHDTLLPWCSYLDWEAEPSIVPVANVQHLGSAVEGRLSDPTPTVVELVRALSPTPALGGHPRDAALRLIADVEGFERGRYGGAVGWVDAHGNGTWAVAIRCAELSPDRRRARLFAGGGIVADSDPAAELGETQAKLQAMLSALVRP, from the coding sequence ATGCGAGCGGTAACCAGCAGGGTCGCGGGCGACCTCGACCTCGACGCGTTCGCCCGCGGTGACGGCTACCTGTTCGTGCGCGACGGCATCGGAGTGGCCGGGCGGGGCGTCGCCGCTCGGGTCGATGTCGACGAAGCGGTCGAGTTGCTGCGCTCGATCGAGCACGAACAGGCGCCCGGCCATCCCGGGTGCGGGCCGGTGGCCATCGGCTGCGTGCCGTTCGAACCAGGGGCGCCGGCCGAGCTCGTCGTCCCGGCGGTGACCATCTGCAGAGACGACGACGGCCGGTGTTGGTCGACGGTCGTCGACGATGCGCGGTCCGAGGCGCTCGACTCTGCGCCACCGCCCGCTCCCAGCGCGGCAGCGTTCACCGTCTCAGCGCTGACACCGGTCGACACGTATCTGAATGCCGTCGCCACCGCCCGCGACGCCGTCCGCTCCGGTCTGCTGACGAAGGTGGTGATCGCGAGGGACGTGCTGGTGGAGAGCGACCGCCCGATCGACGTCCATTCCGTGCTGCTGCGCCTGCGGGCGAGCTTCGGCTCCAGCTACCGCTACTCCGTCGACGGGCTGATCGGCGCTTCGCCGGAGCTGCTCGTCGCCGTGGCCGGCGACGTGGTGCGCTCCCACCCGCTGGCCGGCACCACACCGCGAACGGGTGATCCGGCCACCGACGAGCGCTTGGCTGCGGCGCTGGTCGCCAGCATGAAGGACCAGGTCGAGCACCGGGTGGTGATCGAGGTCGTCCACGACACCTTGCTGCCGTGGTGCAGCTACCTCGATTGGGAAGCGGAGCCCTCGATCGTGCCGGTGGCCAACGTGCAGCACCTCGGCAGCGCGGTGGAGGGACGACTCAGCGACCCGACGCCGACGGTAGTCGAGCTGGTGCGCGCGCTGTCGCCCACCCCGGCGCTCGGCGGCCATCCGCGAGACGCCGCGCTACGCCTCATCGCAGACGTCGAGGGATTCGAGCGGGGCCGCTACGGCGGCGCCGTCGGCTGGGTCGACGCGCACGGCAACGGCACGTGGGCGGTGGCGATCCGCTGCGCCGAGCTGTCTCCCGACCGTCGCCGGGCGCGGCTCTTCGCCGGCGGCGGCATCGTCGCCGACAGCGATCCGGCGGCGGAGTTGGGCGAGACGCAGGCCAAGTTGCAGGCGATGCTCTCCGCGCTCGTGCGCCCCTAG
- a CDS encoding AMP-binding protein, translating to MASLVALDLPGGPDFVDALRRVWDRGDTAFPVDQRLPPKAKRAVTASMAPGSVIDEGLEERSLPGGRPTEPGDALVVATSGSTGEPKGVVLTHDAVAASARASSTWLDVSSGDRWLACLPLAHVGGLSVVTRALVTGTGLTVLPGFDAEQVGAAARAGCTLVSLVATALPRIDPRLFRVILLGGGPPPAARPDNTVATYGMTETGSGVVYEGHALPGVEIRVDDAGEIHVRGPMLLRCYRDGHDPLDADGWFATGDLGGLLPDGRLTVAGRRGELIITGGENVWPDAVERSLRSHRAVADVAVAGRADPVWGQRVVAFVVPADEVEPPTLDELRAHVKADLATFCAPRELQLVTVVPRTALGKVRRTELLSRTG from the coding sequence GTGGCGTCGCTCGTCGCTCTCGACCTGCCCGGGGGGCCCGACTTCGTCGACGCCCTGCGCCGGGTGTGGGACCGCGGCGACACCGCCTTCCCGGTGGACCAGCGCCTGCCGCCGAAGGCGAAGAGGGCGGTGACCGCGTCGATGGCGCCGGGGAGTGTCATCGACGAAGGCCTCGAGGAACGCAGTCTCCCCGGAGGGCGACCGACCGAGCCCGGCGACGCCCTCGTGGTGGCCACCAGCGGATCGACCGGTGAGCCGAAGGGGGTCGTGCTCACCCATGACGCCGTCGCGGCCTCGGCGCGGGCGTCGAGCACCTGGCTCGACGTATCGAGCGGCGACCGATGGCTCGCGTGCCTGCCGCTCGCCCATGTCGGGGGCCTCTCGGTGGTGACGAGGGCGCTCGTCACCGGCACCGGACTCACGGTGCTGCCCGGCTTCGACGCCGAGCAGGTTGGCGCCGCCGCTCGCGCAGGGTGCACCCTCGTCTCGCTCGTCGCGACGGCACTCCCCCGGATCGACCCCCGCCTCTTCCGGGTCATCCTGCTCGGCGGTGGTCCCCCGCCCGCGGCCCGCCCAGACAACACCGTCGCCACCTACGGTATGACCGAGACCGGTAGCGGGGTGGTCTACGAGGGGCATGCCCTCCCCGGCGTCGAGATCCGCGTCGACGACGCAGGCGAGATCCACGTGCGCGGTCCGATGCTTCTGCGCTGCTACCGCGACGGCCACGATCCGTTGGACGCGGACGGCTGGTTCGCGACGGGCGACCTCGGTGGCCTGCTGCCCGACGGCCGGCTCACGGTCGCCGGTCGCCGCGGCGAGCTGATCATCACCGGCGGCGAGAACGTGTGGCCGGACGCGGTCGAGCGGTCGTTGCGCAGCCATCGCGCCGTCGCCGACGTCGCCGTCGCCGGGCGCGCCGACCCGGTGTGGGGCCAGCGGGTGGTGGCGTTCGTGGTCCCCGCCGACGAGGTCGAGCCCCCCACCCTCGACGAGCTGCGCGCGCACGTGAAGGCAGATCTCGCCACGTTCTGCGCGCCGCGCGAGCTGCAACTCGTGACCGTCGTGCCGCGAACTGCACTCGGCAAGGTGCGTCGCACGGAACTGCTGTCACGGACGGGGTAG
- a CDS encoding MFS transporter yields MSNTGDGMNLAAMPLLAYSLTDDARMIAAVTFAASLPWLIFSLPIGVWIDRWDRQHTMVIANVVRAALFAVIAVGAATGRLGIEGLLVILVGVGIGEVLFDSTAQAFLPSIVQPEQLPRANGILYATEVVGNGFVGLPIGAWLFVAMIGLPFGINAASFLLAAALIASIRFAPGSAPTSSKLPSPFRTELSDGFRWLFASPLLLSLAMLLAAVNLGLHFGYAVFVKFAAEELGVSERGYGLLLAVMALGAVAGGLLGDRFAERLGSSSALLGAYFAFGMCQIAMGLATSVWMVALIAAAEGMATTVWNVISVSLRQRLIPKHLFGRVNGIFRWLGTGSVAIGALIGGQLAYHVDIRAPFIAGGVVTLVALVVGAWPVRPAALARAEALAAA; encoded by the coding sequence GTGTCGAACACCGGTGACGGCATGAACCTGGCCGCGATGCCGCTGCTCGCGTACAGCCTCACCGACGACGCCCGGATGATCGCCGCGGTGACGTTCGCCGCCTCGTTGCCCTGGCTCATCTTCTCGTTGCCGATCGGAGTCTGGATCGACCGCTGGGACCGCCAGCACACGATGGTCATCGCGAACGTCGTGCGCGCGGCGCTGTTCGCCGTGATCGCCGTCGGCGCAGCCACCGGTCGCCTCGGGATCGAGGGGCTGCTCGTCATCCTGGTCGGGGTCGGCATCGGCGAGGTGCTGTTCGACAGCACGGCGCAAGCCTTCCTGCCGTCGATCGTCCAACCGGAGCAGCTCCCGAGAGCGAACGGGATCCTGTACGCCACCGAGGTCGTCGGCAACGGGTTCGTCGGGCTGCCGATCGGGGCGTGGCTGTTCGTGGCGATGATCGGGCTGCCCTTCGGCATCAACGCCGCTTCCTTCCTGCTGGCGGCGGCGCTGATCGCCAGCATCCGGTTCGCGCCGGGTTCGGCTCCCACCTCGTCCAAACTGCCGAGCCCATTCCGCACCGAGCTCTCCGACGGATTCCGCTGGCTGTTCGCCAGCCCCCTGCTGCTCAGCCTCGCGATGCTGCTCGCCGCGGTGAACCTCGGCCTGCACTTCGGATACGCGGTGTTCGTCAAGTTCGCGGCCGAGGAGCTGGGGGTCAGCGAGCGCGGGTACGGCCTGCTGCTCGCGGTGATGGCTCTCGGCGCAGTTGCCGGTGGTCTGCTCGGCGATCGTTTCGCCGAGCGCCTCGGCTCGTCGTCAGCTCTGCTCGGCGCCTACTTCGCGTTCGGGATGTGCCAGATCGCGATGGGGCTGGCCACGAGCGTGTGGATGGTGGCGCTGATCGCGGCCGCCGAAGGCATGGCGACGACGGTCTGGAACGTGATCTCGGTGTCGCTTCGCCAACGGCTCATCCCCAAGCACTTGTTCGGCCGCGTGAACGGCATCTTCCGCTGGCTCGGCACCGGATCGGTGGCGATCGGTGCGTTGATCGGCGGCCAGCTGGCCTACCACGTCGACATCAGGGCCCCGTTCATCGCCGGAGGCGTGGTCACCCTCGTCGCGCTGGTCGTGGGCGCCTGGCCGGTGCGGCCGGCAGCACTAGCCCGCGCCGAAGCGCTAGCGGCGGCCTAG
- a CDS encoding acyl-CoA dehydrogenase family protein, producing MIDFTFAPEVEEVRVKVRRFMDEVVRPEWESIDPTDRRQLVGAIVKLRHAARHEWGLWLPHMPPEWGGMGLGPTAMAAVSAEAAKVSIGPFVLNAQAPDEGNQHTLLHWATPEQKEKYLRPLCEGTARSCFAMTEPEVAGSDPTLIKTSAYRDGDEWVINGHKWFISGARGAGFALLLARTEDDPDIPQAANTCFLVDLPSEGWEIVRDVHTMSGGHNHCEILIHDLRVPHENMLGGQGQGHLLGQYRLGPARLAHCMRWIGQAETALDMMVKRSLERYSHGSYLAEKQGIQWMIADSAMEMYQCKLMVLHAAYKIERCEDFVAEVSMAKHFVANSLWRIIDRAIQVHGALGYSTDTPLAGMLTQARWSRFADGADEIHQMRIAQRTIAAWKDHGSTRSATGNLPL from the coding sequence ATGATCGACTTCACGTTTGCGCCCGAGGTCGAAGAGGTGCGCGTCAAGGTGCGCCGCTTCATGGACGAAGTGGTTCGTCCGGAGTGGGAGTCGATCGATCCCACCGATCGCCGCCAGCTCGTCGGGGCGATCGTCAAGCTCCGTCACGCGGCGCGCCATGAGTGGGGGCTGTGGCTGCCGCACATGCCGCCGGAGTGGGGCGGGATGGGCCTCGGCCCGACGGCGATGGCGGCGGTGTCGGCAGAAGCGGCGAAGGTCTCGATCGGGCCGTTCGTGCTCAACGCGCAGGCACCCGACGAAGGCAACCAGCACACGCTGTTGCACTGGGCGACGCCGGAGCAGAAGGAGAAGTACCTGCGACCGCTGTGCGAGGGCACCGCGCGGAGCTGCTTCGCGATGACCGAGCCGGAGGTGGCGGGCAGCGACCCGACGCTCATCAAGACATCCGCTTACCGAGACGGCGACGAGTGGGTGATCAACGGTCACAAGTGGTTCATCTCCGGTGCGCGTGGCGCGGGTTTCGCGCTGCTGCTCGCGAGGACAGAGGACGACCCCGACATCCCCCAGGCGGCGAACACGTGCTTTCTCGTCGACCTGCCGAGCGAGGGCTGGGAGATCGTGCGCGACGTGCACACCATGTCGGGCGGGCACAACCACTGCGAGATCCTCATCCACGATCTGCGGGTGCCGCACGAGAACATGCTCGGTGGGCAGGGCCAGGGACATCTGCTTGGTCAGTACAGGCTGGGGCCGGCCCGCCTCGCGCACTGCATGCGGTGGATCGGCCAGGCCGAGACCGCCCTCGACATGATGGTCAAGCGCTCGCTCGAGAGGTACAGCCACGGCTCGTACCTGGCCGAGAAGCAGGGCATCCAGTGGATGATCGCCGACTCCGCGATGGAGATGTACCAGTGCAAGCTGATGGTGCTTCACGCCGCGTACAAGATCGAGCGCTGCGAGGACTTCGTCGCCGAGGTGTCGATGGCCAAGCACTTCGTCGCCAACAGCTTGTGGCGCATCATCGACCGCGCGATCCAGGTGCACGGCGCGCTCGGCTACTCCACCGACACCCCGCTCGCCGGCATGTTGACGCAGGCGCGCTGGAGCCGCTTCGCCGACGGTGCCGACGAGATCCACCAGATGCGCATCGCCCAGCGCACGATCGCCGCCTGGAAAGACCACGGCAGCACCCGTTCGGCCACCGGCAACCTGCCGCTCTAG
- a CDS encoding HlyC/CorC family transporter, with protein sequence MIAASFTSVDLVMAIVIVLLLFILVLLAVAETSLNRISRVKAKAIAESRGTKAAQSLERLVTHPERFINPVLVTITLCQTGQAFLTSLLASRLFGAVGVAVAFLLNVVVFFVVSEAMPKTWAVLSAERAALATARFTEALVNFPPLQLLSRGLIGLTNVLLPGKGLKQGPFVSEQELLGIVGAAADDEVIEHEERELIESIIEFGDTVAREVMVPRPDMVVVSSSESVTATLDLALEHGFSRLPVVQEDGDDVIGLAYTKDLMQAERTGGGYRPVTEFLRPVRFIPENKAVARLMREMQAEKAHLAIVVDEYGDIAGLVSLEDCLEELVGEIHDEYDNETAEVEALDDGGYLVDGGTSVSDLNELLGLGLPDEEWDTVGGFVFGTLEHVPVPGETVDHEDWRFLVEEVEGRRVRRVRVSAIGARHRHLGHHHAEPDPGERHADPLVADEPSSSRSDL encoded by the coding sequence ATGATCGCGGCCTCGTTCACCTCCGTCGATCTCGTCATGGCGATCGTGATCGTGCTGCTGCTGTTCATCCTCGTGCTGCTCGCCGTCGCCGAAACCTCGCTGAACCGGATCTCGCGGGTGAAGGCGAAGGCGATCGCCGAATCGAGGGGCACCAAGGCGGCGCAGTCGCTAGAGCGCCTCGTCACGCATCCGGAGCGGTTCATCAACCCGGTGCTGGTGACGATCACGTTGTGCCAGACCGGTCAGGCGTTCCTCACCTCGCTGCTCGCCTCCCGGCTGTTCGGGGCGGTCGGGGTGGCGGTCGCCTTCTTGCTCAACGTGGTCGTGTTCTTCGTGGTGTCCGAGGCGATGCCGAAGACATGGGCGGTGCTGTCGGCCGAGCGCGCGGCGCTCGCCACGGCCCGGTTCACCGAGGCGCTGGTCAACTTCCCGCCGCTGCAACTGCTCTCCCGGGGCTTGATCGGGTTGACGAACGTCCTGTTGCCCGGCAAGGGGCTGAAGCAAGGCCCGTTCGTCTCGGAGCAAGAGCTGCTCGGGATCGTCGGTGCCGCCGCCGACGACGAGGTGATCGAGCACGAGGAGCGCGAGCTGATCGAGTCGATCATCGAGTTCGGCGACACCGTGGCTCGCGAAGTGATGGTGCCGCGACCCGACATGGTCGTCGTGAGCAGCTCGGAGAGCGTCACCGCCACGCTCGACCTCGCGCTCGAGCACGGCTTCTCCCGCCTGCCGGTGGTGCAAGAGGACGGCGACGACGTGATCGGCCTCGCGTACACGAAGGACTTGATGCAGGCGGAGCGCACCGGCGGCGGGTACCGCCCGGTCACCGAGTTCTTGCGTCCGGTGCGGTTCATCCCCGAGAACAAGGCCGTCGCTCGGCTGATGCGCGAGATGCAGGCCGAGAAGGCGCACCTCGCGATCGTCGTCGACGAGTACGGCGACATCGCCGGGCTGGTCTCGCTGGAGGACTGCCTCGAGGAACTGGTCGGCGAGATCCACGACGAGTACGACAACGAGACCGCCGAGGTCGAGGCGCTGGACGACGGCGGCTACCTCGTCGACGGCGGCACCAGTGTGTCTGACCTGAACGAGCTGCTCGGCCTCGGCCTGCCCGACGAGGAGTGGGACACGGTCGGCGGGTTCGTGTTCGGCACGCTGGAACACGTACCGGTACCCGGCGAGACGGTGGACCACGAAGACTGGCGCTTCCTGGTCGAAGAGGTGGAAGGGCGCCGTGTCCGCCGGGTGCGGGTCAGTGCGATCGGTGCCCGCCACCGCCACTTGGGCCATCACCACGCCGAGCCCGACCCCGGCGAGCGTCACGCCGACCCGCTGGTCGCCGACGAACCCTCCAGTTCTCGGTCGGATTTGTGA
- a CDS encoding 1,4-dihydroxy-2-naphthoate polyprenyltransferase, with protein MNRWVIGARPRTLPAAVVPVAVGAACAVGEGGAVWWRVPVALVVSLALQVGVNYANDYSDGVRGTDDARVGPTRLVASGLATPRSAKRAALVAFGVAAVAGLALAATTTWWLLAVGAACLLAGWFYTGGPRPYGYLGLGELFVFVFFGLVATAGTTFVVVERVTALSLVAAAGVGFLACALLVVNNLRDIPSDTSVGKRTLAVRLGDARTRQMYVLLVAGALLAAAATAPWRPLALAAVPFAAAAAVRPVVAVRRGAKGAELVTVLAGTGGLQLVYGASLALFLSLGA; from the coding sequence ATGAACCGCTGGGTGATCGGTGCACGACCGCGCACGCTTCCTGCCGCCGTCGTGCCCGTGGCCGTCGGGGCGGCGTGCGCGGTGGGCGAGGGCGGTGCGGTCTGGTGGCGCGTCCCTGTGGCGCTGGTCGTCAGCCTCGCCCTGCAGGTGGGGGTCAACTACGCCAACGACTACAGCGACGGCGTACGGGGCACCGACGACGCCCGGGTCGGCCCGACGCGTCTCGTGGCCTCCGGTCTGGCGACACCGCGGTCCGCGAAGCGCGCCGCGCTCGTGGCCTTCGGCGTCGCCGCCGTGGCCGGGTTGGCCCTCGCCGCGACGACCACGTGGTGGCTGCTCGCGGTAGGGGCGGCGTGCCTGCTGGCCGGCTGGTTCTACACGGGTGGGCCGCGGCCCTACGGGTATCTCGGGCTGGGCGAGTTGTTCGTGTTCGTGTTCTTCGGGCTCGTCGCCACCGCGGGCACGACCTTCGTCGTCGTCGAGCGGGTAACGGCGCTGTCGCTCGTCGCTGCCGCCGGAGTCGGGTTCCTCGCTTGCGCGTTGCTGGTGGTCAACAACCTGCGTGACATCCCCTCCGACACCTCCGTCGGCAAGCGGACGCTCGCGGTGCGCCTCGGCGACGCGCGCACGCGCCAGATGTACGTGCTGCTCGTCGCCGGCGCTCTCCTCGCGGCCGCAGCGACGGCGCCGTGGCGGCCGCTCGCGCTCGCGGCCGTACCCTTCGCCGCGGCGGCTGCCGTCAGACCCGTCGTCGCCGTACGCCGCGGTGCCAAGGGGGCAGAGCTCGTCACGGTGCTCGCCGGCACGGGCGGGTTGCAGCTCGTCTACGGCGCGTCGCTCGCGCTCTTCCTCTCGCTCGGTGCCTGA
- a CDS encoding ubiquinone/menaquinone biosynthesis methyltransferase yields the protein MFDTIAPRYDLLNRIMTFRLDVRWRRRAVRDLALAPGSVVADLASGTGDLCIDLARAGHRPLSIDFSFGMLAEDRSGAPRVQADIVRLPLRDSAVDGAVCGFALRNLVDLPAFFAELGRVVRPGGRIALLDVGVPRNALVRWGNGVYFGRVVPKIGALLSDPGAYRYLPRSVAYLPEPPVLVAELQRAGFADAVHRPLTGGITQLFTGTAS from the coding sequence ATGTTCGACACGATCGCGCCGCGCTACGACCTCTTGAACCGGATCATGACCTTCCGCCTCGACGTGCGTTGGCGCCGGCGCGCGGTCCGCGACCTCGCGCTGGCGCCGGGCAGCGTGGTGGCCGACCTCGCGAGTGGGACCGGGGACCTGTGCATCGATCTCGCTCGCGCCGGCCACCGACCGCTCTCGATCGACTTCAGCTTCGGGATGCTCGCCGAAGACCGCAGCGGGGCGCCGCGGGTGCAGGCCGACATCGTCCGTCTGCCGCTGCGCGACTCGGCGGTGGACGGTGCCGTCTGCGGCTTCGCGTTGCGCAACCTCGTCGACCTGCCGGCGTTCTTCGCCGAGCTCGGCCGCGTCGTGCGCCCCGGCGGGCGCATCGCCCTGCTCGACGTCGGCGTGCCCCGCAACGCCCTCGTCCGCTGGGGCAACGGCGTGTACTTCGGCCGGGTGGTGCCGAAGATCGGTGCCCTGCTGTCCGACCCCGGGGCCTACCGGTACCTGCCACGCAGCGTCGCCTACCTGCCCGAACCCCCCGTGCTGGTCGCCGAGCTGCAGCGCGCCGGGTTCGCCGACGCCGTTCATCGACCCCTGACCGGTGGCATCACCCAGCTCTTCACCGGCACGGCGAGCTGA
- a CDS encoding alpha/beta fold hydrolase encodes MADKARALATWSLGGGERLVLVHGFTQTGRSWLPIARQLAERYHVSAVDAPGHGGSADVDTDLPDGAALLGAAGGRATYVGYSMGGRLCLHLALAHAALVERLVLVGATPGISDPAERAARRRSDEQLAEDLERDGVEAFLDRWLSNPMFAGLPDDPADRAERGGNTAAGLASSLRRCGTGTQADLWPEIGRITCPTLLITGERDHKFTEIARRMKSAMPRAELAVVPDAGHAAHLERPAEVIRLVREFLQAHPVEQLQAPSERKSASDAP; translated from the coding sequence ATGGCCGACAAGGCGCGCGCGCTCGCCACCTGGTCGCTCGGCGGCGGGGAACGCCTGGTGCTGGTGCACGGCTTCACCCAGACCGGGCGCTCGTGGCTGCCGATCGCCCGCCAGCTGGCCGAGCGCTACCACGTGAGCGCGGTGGACGCCCCCGGCCACGGCGGATCAGCCGACGTCGACACCGACCTCCCGGATGGCGCCGCACTCCTCGGCGCGGCGGGAGGGCGGGCAACGTACGTCGGCTACTCGATGGGTGGCCGGCTGTGCCTTCACCTGGCACTCGCCCACGCCGCGCTCGTCGAACGGCTCGTGCTCGTCGGCGCCACCCCTGGCATCTCCGACCCGGCCGAGCGGGCGGCGCGCCGGCGCAGCGACGAGCAGTTGGCCGAAGACCTCGAGCGTGACGGGGTCGAGGCGTTCCTCGACCGGTGGCTGTCGAACCCGATGTTCGCCGGGCTGCCCGACGACCCCGCCGACCGCGCCGAGCGGGGCGGCAACACGGCCGCCGGTCTCGCGTCGAGCCTGCGCCGCTGCGGCACCGGCACGCAGGCCGATCTGTGGCCCGAGATCGGCCGGATCACGTGCCCGACACTCCTGATCACCGGGGAGCGCGATCACAAGTTCACCGAGATCGCGCGGCGGATGAAGTCAGCGATGCCCCGAGCCGAACTTGCGGTGGTGCCCGACGCCGGACACGCCGCGCACCTCGAACGACCTGCCGAGGTGATCCGCCTCGTGCGCGAGTTCCTGCAGGCCCACCCTGTGGAACAGCTTCAGGCACCGAGCGAGAGGAAGAGCGCGAGCGACGCGCCGTAG
- the menD gene encoding 2-succinyl-5-enolpyruvyl-6-hydroxy-3-cyclohexene-1-carboxylic-acid synthase, producing MDARQAFGVVQATWCATLVDEWVAQGLAHAVVSPGSRSTPMALALAARDEIRVHVVLDERSAGFVALGIGEATGRAAAVLCTSGTAAVHLHAAVVEADLAGLPLLVLTADRPPELHHVGAPQTIDQTRLYGPAARWYHDPGVADASVAGTWRAVAARSLAATGAPHPGPVHLNLAFRDPLVAPAGELPARRGASDRAPVTWPAALAADPADVARLARVVDAQRGVIVAGRGAGSPEAVGRLSDAAGWPVLADPRSGCGQLPGAVRAFDSILRHHEFAAAHAPQVVVRLGDPPASKVLAEWAAASGAVQVHVGARPRVVDPEHAVTHRVVGDPAAVCAVLAAELRGASGTPWLARWRRAEQLAEAALAAALADEAELTEPGAARTVLQSLPEGAHLVVSSSMPVRDVEWFAGSRAGVSTHANRGANGIDGVVATAIGIALGTRRPVGLLIGDVAFVHDSSSLAALARRDADVRIVVVDNDGGGIFSFLPQATELASDRFEQLFGTPHGTDVPGLAAAHGLPTCTAVSTADLAAAVAVPGPHVVRVRTDRQSNKAVHDALHRAVHDALGGALG from the coding sequence ATGGACGCGCGGCAGGCTTTCGGGGTCGTCCAGGCGACGTGGTGCGCGACGCTCGTCGACGAATGGGTGGCGCAAGGACTGGCCCACGCAGTGGTGTCACCGGGATCGCGCTCCACCCCGATGGCACTCGCGCTGGCCGCCCGCGACGAGATCCGCGTACACGTCGTGCTCGACGAGCGCTCCGCCGGGTTCGTCGCGCTCGGCATCGGGGAGGCCACCGGCCGGGCGGCGGCCGTGCTGTGCACCAGTGGTACCGCCGCGGTGCACCTCCACGCGGCGGTGGTCGAAGCCGACCTGGCGGGGTTGCCACTGCTCGTGCTCACCGCCGATCGGCCACCGGAGCTGCATCACGTCGGTGCTCCCCAGACGATCGACCAGACGCGCCTGTACGGGCCGGCGGCGCGCTGGTACCACGACCCCGGAGTCGCCGACGCATCGGTGGCGGGCACCTGGCGAGCGGTGGCGGCGCGGTCGCTGGCGGCCACCGGCGCCCCGCATCCCGGCCCGGTGCACCTGAATCTGGCGTTTCGCGACCCGCTCGTCGCACCCGCGGGGGAGCTGCCGGCGCGGCGCGGCGCCAGCGACCGTGCTCCAGTCACGTGGCCGGCAGCGCTCGCCGCCGACCCGGCGGACGTGGCTCGGCTCGCCCGGGTTGTCGACGCCCAGCGCGGTGTGATCGTCGCCGGCCGCGGGGCCGGCTCGCCCGAGGCGGTCGGCCGGCTGTCGGACGCCGCCGGGTGGCCGGTGCTGGCCGACCCGCGCAGCGGTTGCGGCCAACTCCCCGGCGCGGTGCGTGCTTTCGACAGCATCCTGCGCCACCACGAGTTCGCCGCCGCACACGCCCCCCAGGTGGTCGTGCGGCTCGGGGATCCCCCGGCGTCGAAGGTGCTGGCCGAGTGGGCGGCTGCCAGCGGGGCGGTGCAGGTGCATGTCGGGGCGCGCCCTCGGGTGGTCGACCCCGAACATGCCGTCACGCACCGCGTCGTCGGCGATCCGGCAGCGGTGTGCGCGGTTCTGGCCGCGGAGCTGCGCGGCGCGAGCGGCACGCCCTGGCTCGCCCGCTGGCGCCGCGCGGAACAGCTCGCCGAGGCTGCGCTGGCGGCCGCGCTCGCCGACGAGGCCGAGCTCACCGAGCCGGGGGCGGCGCGCACCGTCCTGCAGTCGCTGCCGGAAGGCGCGCACCTGGTGGTGTCGTCCTCGATGCCGGTGCGCGACGTCGAGTGGTTCGCCGGATCCCGTGCCGGCGTGAGCACGCACGCGAACAGGGGAGCGAACGGCATCGACGGCGTGGTGGCCACCGCGATCGGGATCGCTCTCGGCACGCGGCGCCCCGTCGGCCTGCTGATCGGCGACGTCGCGTTCGTGCACGACTCCTCGTCGCTCGCCGCCTTGGCGCGAAGGGACGCCGACGTGCGGATCGTCGTCGTCGACAACGACGGTGGCGGGATCTTCTCGTTCCTGCCGCAGGCGACCGAGCTGGCGAGCGACCGGTTCGAGCAGTTGTTCGGCACCCCGCACGGCACCGACGTGCCCGGCCTGGCCGCGGCCCACGGCCTGCCGACGTGCACCGCCGTCTCCACCGCCGACCTCGCCGCCGCCGTCGCGGTCCCGGGCCCGCACGTCGTGCGCGTGCGCACCGACCGGCAGTCGAACAAGGCGGTGCACGATGCGCTGCACCGCGCCGTGCACGACGCGCTCGGAGGAGCGCTCGGCTGA